ACGAAAAATTTTTATCACTTCTTCATTAGCTTCTATATAAGAAGCTTCTATCAAATCAAGACAATACGGCACAGCAGGAAAAACAGGCTCTAAGCATTCTCTTATAGCTTTTGGATTGCCCGGTAGGTTAATGATAAGAGATTTTTTGCAAATGCCTGCACTTTGCCTTGAAAGTATAGCAGTTGGCACACTTTCAAGGCTTTTTAGACGCATGAGTTCTCCAAAGCCCGGAAGCATTTTTTCGCACACAGCCTTGGTTGCTTCAGGCGTTACATCTCTTAAAGCAGGTCCAGTACCTCCACTTGTGATGATAAGATCGCATTTTTGTTCAACTAAAAATAAAAGCTTTTCCTTGATAAGCTCAAACTCATCAGCAATAAGCTCACAAACAAATTTAAGCTCATTTTTGATGTAAGAGCTAAGAATTTTTTGAATTTCAGGAGTTGCTTTATCTTCATAAATTCCAGCACTTGCTCTATCGCTGAGTGTGAGAATTCCTATTTTGATATCTTGCATTTTTATCCTTCAAAGACTTATAAAATTTTTAGAAAATTATACTCTAAAATTATTTAAAGATAATTTAAGTATCATAAGCTTATAATTCTATCTTAGTTTTTATAATTTTTATCAAAATAAAAGGAGTTTTATGGATATTCAAAAGAAAATTTGTTTTTCTATCGTTCTTTCTTCTTTACTTTTTGCAGAAACAAATACTACGATAGAAAATGGGGGGGGGGGCTTCAACTTATAAGCTTGATGCTTCTGTTGTAAATGCAAATGCCTTTGCTTATCAATCAGGACAAGAAATAAACTCCCAAACTTTAAAAACTATCCCAAATGGCAATGGGGATATAACTTCTACTTTAAAAATGCTTCCTAATGTGCAGTTTGATAGCAATCAAATGAACTCAAATACTCCTGGCGAAATAGATCCAGCAAATGTAAGTATATCAGGTGGACTTTATTATCAAAACTCATTCTTGCTTGATGGTAAAAGTATGAATAATGATTTGAGTGGGGTAAATGTAGCAGCTCGTCAAAGTGGTGTACCTGATCCCGGAAATTTTAGAACAGATAGGATAGGTCGCTCCCAAGGACTTAACATTGATACCTTTTTGCTTAAAAGTATCAAGGTGCAAGATAGTAATGTAGGAGCAAGTTATGGACATTTTACAGGTGGGGTTATAGAAGCTGAGACCAAAAGAGCTGAAAAGGACTTTGGAGTAAATTTTGCTTATCAAATTTCTCAAGGAAATGCAAATGATGGAGCTTTTTCACTCACAAGGTATCATGTTTATGGAGATAAGCAAAATTTCTTAAATTCAAGTAATGCAGAAAATCAACCTAAATTTGTAAAGCACTCATTCCGCTCAAGCCTTGAAAGTAAAATAAATGATAAATTTGGAGTGATAGCTAGTTTTACCACCACTCAAAGCTTTATACCTTTGCGCGTAGCAAATGATAAGGATTTGACAACTGATTTTTCTTATGAAACAAGGACGCAAAAAAGACAAGCTTATAATTTCTTTATCAAAGGAAGTTATCAAGCAAGTGATGATGTATTAGTTGATACAAGTTATACCTACGCACCTCAATTTGGCATTTATTATCAAGATAAAGCCAAAAACTCAAAAACCACAATGAAAAATGGCGGTCATCAACTGGGCGCTGATCTTACTATAAATAACTCTCTTGGCTTTGCAAGTATCAATACCTCTTTTTCCTATCTTGAAGAATCAAGGCGTAGTGATAGTGCAACAAATATAAATTGGCTATACTCTCCAAGTAAAAATTGGGGACAACCTGAAGGAGAATCTCCTGAGGGAAGCTTTGGCGATGAGGATAATAAACAAAGTGATTTAAGTCTCAAGCTTGCTCAAAATTTTGAGCCTTACTATAATGATAGCTTTGAAAATGGTTTTAATATAGGAGCTGAGTTTTCTTATACTTATGCGTATTTTAAAAGGCTTAAGGATTCTTATGATGCAACTAATTTTCAAGCTTTGGCTAATTATGAGGATATTTATGGAGCAGGCTCAGGTATGTATAATAATTATAACGCAAATTGTGTTGATCAGTTTTGTGATAAAACACCTTTGGGTTACGATCCTATGGGA
This genomic interval from Campylobacter sp. MIT 99-7217 contains the following:
- the mog gene encoding molybdopterin adenylyltransferase — translated: MQDIKIGILTLSDRASAGIYEDKATPEIQKILSSYIKNELKFVCELIADEFELIKEKLLFLVEQKCDLIITSGGTGPALRDVTPEATKAVCEKMLPGFGELMRLKSLESVPTAILSRQSAGICKKSLIINLPGNPKAIRECLEPVFPAVPYCLDLIEASYIEANEEVIKIFRPKKK
- a CDS encoding TonB-dependent receptor plug domain-containing protein, whose translation is MGGGASTYKLDASVVNANAFAYQSGQEINSQTLKTIPNGNGDITSTLKMLPNVQFDSNQMNSNTPGEIDPANVSISGGLYYQNSFLLDGKSMNNDLSGVNVAARQSGVPDPGNFRTDRIGRSQGLNIDTFLLKSIKVQDSNVGASYGHFTGGVIEAETKRAEKDFGVNFAYQISQGNANDGAFSLTRYHVYGDKQNFLNSSNAENQPKFVKHSFRSSLESKINDKFGVIASFTTTQSFIPLRVANDKDLTTDFSYETRTQKRQAYNFFIKGSYQASDDVLVDTSYTYAPQFGIYYQDKAKNSKTTMKNGGHQLGADLTINNSLGFASINTSFSYLEESRRSDSATNINWLYSPSKNWGQPEGESPEGSFGDEDNKQSDLSLKLAQNFEPYYNDSFENGFNIGAEFSYTYAYFKRLKDSYDATNFQALANYEDIYGAGSGMYNNYNANCVDQFCDKTPLGYDPMGDNLDTSGQYAYTVQEYKAGKVDLDNTQTSAFLENESKFDLGEKGNISARVGLRLDYDTYMQKAPIAPRFSANYTAPWGKDEFRYNTSFTFGANRYYGRNMFAYKLSQGKDKLETTYIRNNANLSLWNLPDLSTCETITDPTQQMDCFSNHKSHDAYAFDFTKLKIPYSDELMFGVVQEIGLFSISSKYIHRFGRDEIRTVCGRKIGNQCLAYTYDNQDKSDTDVVTLTIGNNAPFMAGAMSNFFNFAFDYTNTKRSYNDYSYNDRKSDPTAEEWVSYNGKMYRRSDLPVTNFAQPLSFRFSTTHAINLLRTDWTLNNFFRVRMPYNTTVWERDAAGNTIGRGTWANPYRYKDERIPTRFTWDLRLGIEKAVYGKNIFYTNIDVYNVLDKVNSTVQNSNNKSAILTYELGRQFWLEIGYRY